TCAAGGGTCCATAGCTCAGTGGTAGAGCATTTGACTGCAGATCAAGAGGTCACCGGTTCGAACCCGGTTGGGCCCTTCTAAaattgatattcttttttccctttttaacgtgtgaaaaattatatactaaaaagAGCAGTGTGAAGAAGTCTTTAGTTTGTGATGAGCAGTCTTGTCTTCTTATACATAATCCACAAGCAAATACGTAggtgttgtgtgtgtttggtGGAGTCATACCAAAGAATACACTACATATCCAGGATGAGGAGCATCATCCAAGCTGTTGGTGATGGAGGAGTAGTAATTGGTGCTCTTCGCCCCCACCATTGATGATGACTCTTGCAACTCCCGTTTCTGGCTGTCGTCGGTGGCAGAAGGAGGGTGGTAGTACCTACGTGCGGTTTGAGGGCAGAGGGAATGGAACCTGGCTGCTATTCTCACACCTACATCAACCATTTCCACGTATTGCTTCTTCATTCagacaaacaaaaaaaccAATGATATATGAGTGCATGTACCTACGTGCTCTTGTTCTTCTTGCAAGGGAAAGacttgtgtatatatatgtagttagCTGCTACCACATTGACATTTACGTCTATCATCTTTATGTGGTGCCAATCAAAGTTTTTAGAGTAACTAAATAGCTACTGGGGTTttataattcttgaattagATTTTATCTGTAGTAAAAATTTCTcactcaaattaaaatttgataaaattaaatcaattgtTATATGATTGACCACTTTTCTTAAACTGTACATCAATAGCACCAcaagtgtattatatttgtcatataattaattcaattcagATCAAATCAAATCTAAGTTAGAATCTAAGTTACAAGTATATTGCATTTGTTATGCATTTTGCATACAATTAGAGtaggggtggggtggggtacTGGGGTCATTGTTTTactttcaatataattaaataggGAAAAACTGCAAGCAACTTTCTCGTGAAagtgatgaattattattatttaaaataaatcaattaaaattattcacgtcgaatatttatatcaaacaaagaataaaacaaCATCCCACATATTGATGGGGTCCGAACCCATACATATAATTTCACCAATTGAGTTAGAGCTTATTGGTTTAAAAGGTTGGTTTGGGAagcttttatttcttatatttgaataaatttgcAGAAGCCATTCATCTCTTGATAGCAAAAGCcattaattattcaaagaaATTGGGGTTTGTAATTAGGTTCAATGCTTCTAGCTACCACAACTAAAGAACTAAGCTGtgaaaagtaatataatttgatatgaatattggaaatgaaattgtataataacataataattattaagttgTGATCACAATGTCCAAATGAAATGAAcctcaattattttaagattGAATCCCAATTGgttctatatattttacttcttCATAATGAGGAGTTATGTTTTGGGCTATGATAATTCTATTCATATGGGATGAATTGGGCCCAATTGGATAGAATTTGGGCTACTTTCTGAAGGCCCAATCTAGTGCTAGTGGAAATTTAACCATCTGTCAAATGGAATTGGGCcgttgaattaattattttaataaattcaacaatacatcaatttaattaatatattaatataattaattaaattgaaacaaatattcatgcattttttgaattcATGAGTTCACACTTGTTGATGGGACTTTTAGACTTAACCACTTAAATTaagatatagttttttttttttttcaaatttgcaatatttgtaaataatcttttaattatgtgatacattttgctgttgatttttctatattctTGTGATATGATGCttgttttttgatttatttgtgatattttaggtgttttaatagaaaaagatcAAGTTGTAAGATAACATCTCAAATACTAGAAAAGtctaaaaatacattaaaaagtGAATCAAAAATAACCCGTGACTCGCGGGCTTTTAGGAATCTGCAAAACTAGATAATCAAATTGGGCATAACCCATAACTCACGTGTTATTAGACAGACACCGAGCAGAAATTAAAGAATCCCAAACATAATTGCTTAgtcaatttataatatttagcaGCTTATTtcgttgtaattatattgGGAGGTTTAGCGACAATAGGATTACGAAAGAAAGAAGGAGAATCAGACTAAATTTATGaatcttgaaaattattataaatgggagaaagagaagaataCTTGGGATTCTTTGGACTGAAAATTGAGAGACTCACATCAAAGCACAAGTGGAGAAGTTGATTCGGTGCCAGAGTAGCAGACTGATCACCCCCGATTTTCGACTCCATGAgctctttttatctttttatcttttgttttctatcTAGTTAGTATgaactaattttctttttgttaggGCTTTTGGAAAATCTATTTGAGACAATGTTCTCagtattttatcaaattaatctaCAGCTTTATTCTCATATATCCATGTGTTACTGTgcttgtttttataatttgagagCCTAATCAACTTctagataattaattatattgatgaaCTTGAAGGAAATTCAACATAgtgaaaaagataattcatAGTGTGATTGAACGATATGTAGGCATACATAGACGTGATTCATCTAATTTTACAGGTTTTTTACAAATCTTAATGCATTATTGTCGCGAGTTTTAAATTGGAGGAACCCACTAATTTCTTGATAATAATAGGTTTGATATAACTCGAGAGAGTATATAGAATTAACTTGAGAAAGACCTCAGTATATGAAAACATTGCCTGCTAGATTAATTTGTGATTCCTACATTTAGGATCAATTAGGTACATCAATTGCCTTAGCATCTTCTCATCTTTGAATCTTCTCCAACACTTTCGTTTAGCTTATTTTAGTTAGTAATTGTTTTTAGTAGTAGTAGTTAACTCATTACTTGAATCACGATCGTCCAAATAATCGTTGATTAGTTATCTTACATTTAAATCCTCGTggaaaagatatttattatactacTTGATAACTAGTGCACTTGCTAGTGAATCTATACATATTTCAGTAATCGTTAATCCTAACGAAATGGGTtcgttataaataaaaaaaaatttaaaaaaggtgtaaatatactttaaagaaaatcataattttattttttgaaaatataattagaaaataatcattattCCAAGGAACTGTCTCACTCTACTTACCTACACGTACCAAAAGATTGTATTGGACCATTATACTCTCCtctcttttcttgaaaaatgcaTTACCCTATCATTAATAtgtttcaaatataattattcttttttttaaaaaaaaaatcaacaaatgaTTATATGGTTAGGGGAAGTGTCAGTGTCACGTGACCCCATACTAATAAATCAACAACTGACAAATTAACCTCATCTTCCAATCTACACTAAACTTTACTAAAACTCACTTCTCCttcatactaaaatatttgggGCCATGTGCTTTATGCAGtttgatgattttattatCTATGTCTATTTtacccctttttttttcatatattcagaaaaatataactaagtatttcaaaaaatttgagaaggATGGATATTAACTAATGtaagatcttttattttaatatcgggttacatttaaatatgaataacacattttaaatgtattaaatattgttttaaaaatgtattttgagTTATTAGTATTAGCTAATATGTCTCTATCTCTCGTCCCATCCCATCctaacaaattacaaataaaatataaaagaaaagttcctcgcaaaaagtatgaaaatacCATAAAagtaaggataaattataaagggTTTCtctgaaatttatcataattataaatatttttttataatttgaaaaattataagtacttttctaaaattactgGTTGGCTAACAGATATTCTTTTTAACTTATTAGAAGGATGCTATCTcatgaatatttgtaatatttaaataatataaaatattaataattatcataaaattttataaaagtccGTGCAATTTTTCCtgattataaaagaaaataaaatgaatccTATGCTACTAACAAACAAGTCATAATTGCAAGAACAAGACATACTCCCCACTCTGTGCAGTGTAGTTTAACATTTTCTTACCaaaccacacacacacgcacaccaGCATTAGTTAcaccccccctccccctccccccccacCAAAGATTCAGATCAAAGAAGAGAACCAGACTCGAGTCAATGTTTTACTGAATAACGCAAGACTCAAGAGATTAAACTGAGTCAGTCACTTGCACCACCACTCACTTCTTGTAGTGTGTGttgcgtgtgtgtgtttttcttggGAGTTTCAGTTTTCAAATCACAATTTGAACCACAGAAATGTTGGTCCAAGATCGCATTGTTCCTCCCTCTGATGCTCCAAAGCTCCACAATCATCAATCTAGAAGCAAGCCCTTTTCGATTCCTTCCAAGAATCTTGATTTCTCAACATGGGCTTCGGAGAATCTGTACAAAATTCTAACAATTCTGCTTCTCATCACCACCGTCGCGGCCTTATTCTTCCTCCGGAACTACTCCACTGCCGGCGGCGATGCGGCGGCGCTGCTCTGCATCCAGTCCACTCAGTCGCATACAATCCACCCCAAGTTTCCACAGATTAATTGGAATTCTATCAACCGCATTGTTGATAAATCAACTCCGTTTTCCAGCTTTCGATCGGAGAAATGGATCGTTGTTTCTGTTTCGGATTACCCCTCTGAGTCTCTGaagaaaatgactaaaattaaaggGTGGCAAGTGCTTGCGATTGGGAATTCTAAGACTCCAAAAGACTGGAATTTGAAAGGTACTTGTGTGGTACCAAATCTGTAGTTTGAGTTAGTTGGGTTAGCTGTTTTAGTTCTTAAGACGTTCCATTGGTAGCTTTATATGGTTCTTTTCCCCCCCTTAAATGACAGCTTTAGATGGGTTTGATGCTGCAGAAACACGCATTTCTTTAAGAAATTACATCAAAGGATCTTATGATAAGTTAATCTAGTGGGCATGAGTTATCAAAGGATCTTATGAGTTATTTGTTTAATCTCTTAGGCACTCTTGTAATCAGGGATGGATTTTTTCTTGgctattgatttttatatctttgtaactttttctttaacaGGTGCTATTTATCTATCGTTGGACATGCAAGCTCAATTGGGGTTTAGGGTGGTTGATTACTTGCCTTATGATTCATATGTTCGAAAAACTGTTGGGTATTTATTTGCCATACAGCATGGTGCACAAAAGATCTATGACGTTGACGATCGAGGtgatgtgattgataatgATATAGGGAAACATTTCGATGTCGAGTTGATTGGCGAGGGTGCTAGACAAGAGGTTATTTTGCAATATAGTCATGAGAATCCCAATAGGACAGTTGTGAACCCTTATATACATTTTGGACAGCGGTCTGTTTGGCCAAGGGGATTACCCTTGGAAAAGGTGGGTGACATTGGACATGAGGAGTTCTACACTGAGGTCTTTGGTGGGAAACAGTTTATACAGCAAGGGATTTCCAATGGGCTACCTGATGTGGATTCAGTATTTTACTTTACAAGGAAAGCTGCGCATGAAGCATTTGACATCAGGTTTGATGATCGTGCCCCTAAAGTGGCATTACCTCAGGGTACAATGGTGCCCGTCAATTCATTCAAcacaatttttcattcatctgCCTTCTGGGGCCTTATGCTTCCTGTCTCAGTTAGTACAATGGCTTCCGATGTCTTGAGGGGGTATTGGGCACAGAGACTTTTGTGGGAAGTTGGCGGATATGTTGTGGTGTATCCTCCCACCGCACATCGGTATGACAGAGTTGAAGCATATCCTTTTTCAGAAGAGAAAGATCTTCATGTAAATGTGGGTCGTCTTGTTAACTTCTTGGTGGCATGGAGATCCAATAAGCATAggttgtttgagaaaattttggaattgAGCTATGTGATGGCTGAGGAAGGATTTTGGACAGAAAAGGATCTGCAGTTTACTGCTGCTTGGCTTCAAGATCTGCTTGCTGTTGGTTACCAGCAGCCTCGCCTTATGTCTCTTGAATTAGACAGGCCAAGGGCAAATATTGGTCATGGCGATCGGAAGGAGTTTGTACCACAGAAGTTGCCATCTGTGCATCTTGGAGTTAAGGAAGTAGGAACGGTGAATTATGAAATCGGGAACTTGATACGGTGGAGGAAGAATTTTGGAAACGTGGTGCTTATAATGTTCTGCTCTGGATCTGTGGAACGCACTGCACTAGAATGGAGGTTACTCTATGGCAGGATATTTAAGACGGTTATTATATTATCTGGGGAGAAAAATGTTGATCTTGCAGTGGAAGAAGGGCAGTTGGACTACATTTACAAGTATGTGAATCATAATTTGGATTTCTCTCCATCTCCTCTGCTTATGTTCTTTTCCCTAAGTTCATATGGGTAACCACACAGATGTCAGTCACATAACATGCAGTATGAGGAACAAAATCTGTTCAACTGCATAACTGTAGGATAGAACGTCTTCCCCGTCAATTATTATGGCCAAAATATGTTACTCtgcatcaaaattttcttaggGTAATATGTGAATAGACGTTAATTTACTTGTTTATATTGCTGTTCCTAGCTTGATTTTGGTTAAAGCTTTATACATATGCTTTAGTTTTTCCCTGCAGTagcaacaaatataaataagatggTTAGTCCTTCGACTCTTTCCTCCCAACACCATCACTTTTTAccttatatttgtttttgtattggTTGATCAAGTTGTACTATCGTTCAGCATGatcactttatatattttctgttcttatttttgtttgtccaAGTTTCACTCTCATTCAGGCCTCTTGTACAATTAGCTATGGGGTTAAGTCTGATGAATACCACCAAAGGACCTTGAACATGCAAAACCAACACCAATAACAAAGAATTCCTCTTAGAGTTGGAGTGCAGTTCTCTCGACTATCACATGATAAGCTTTAATGGACCTTTTGGTTGTTATCACATCACAACTATAGTATAATAGTAAGAGGTGGTTTTGGAAGGGACTATGTTGCTTGCCTTCTAcatttgagaaatttgtttACCTGTAAATATTAGGAGACACTTGTTATTGACCTATCAGTGACCTTCATTAAGGTGGTTTCCCTTAGCTTGCTAATGAGCAACACTTGAAGTGAGGTGACAAACTGATAGGTAGTTCCCCCTGTCAAGTATTAGTCCGACAGATGGTTCtctgtttcttttctcttaaCTTACCCAGTAAGTGTCGTGGCGAAATGAACCAattcttattttgttataCAATCATCTTTGGTGGACGTGCTCTTTATTGCATTTCAACAGACTATGTTCTGTTCATTTAACTATGTAGAAGAACAACACACGTCCTAACAGACCTGATCATTTTAGTATTGAGACACTGAATGTGCGAGCTTCTCAAAAAGTACCAAGGCATTTAGTGCCAGTAATTGGTAAAAATAGGGCCTGTGTATATGTTATTTCACCTTTACATATTATCTCCATGCTGCTTCTTGATTTAATCTCTCGCATTTTCTTCAGGTATTtgccaaaatattttgatagatACAGCAGCGCAGATGGCTTTCTATTTCTTCAGGATGATACTGTTCTTAATTACTGGAATTTGCTCCAAGCTGACAAGTCTAAGCTATGGATCACGGATAAGGTAAATAGCTTTTGCTCATTAATTGCCCATCATGAGTTGTGTGCATTTAACTCAAAGTTAAATCTATTGGACAGTACTGTAAACGTACATAATATTGTCATACAAACACTCATGCCCATTGGTATGCTTTATAATGCGTGTAGGTATCCAAGTCTTGGACGAGCGTCTCAGTTGCTGGAAACTCCGATTGGTTCGTGAAGCAAGCAGATATGGTGAAGAAAGTGGTTGCCACAATGCCGGCCCATTTTCAAGTCAATTACAAAGAAAGTGTTAAAGACCAGCAGAGCCTTACGATATGCAATTCAGAGGTATTCTATGTGCCTCGACATTTCGTACCTGACTTTGTCGATCTTGTGAACTTAGTGGGCGGTCTAGATATCCATCACAAAGTTGCAATACCTATGTTCTTTCTGGCAATGGACTCTCCTCAAAATTTTGACTCTGTCTTCAATTCAATGAGATACAAGCAAAAGCTGCAGAGCAATTCTACATCATTTTATTCTGCTGAAGTACCTGCAATTCACCCCTGGAATGTTTCGAGCGAGCAAGACTTCATTAGGCTAATCAGAATCATGGCAGCAGGTGATCCCCTATTGATGGAGTTAGTTTGATGTAAAAAACAAAGACAGCTCAAGTCCTAAGACCTCAAAAGGGGGAGTTAGAAACATATATACTGCAACTTTTTGTTTGTACTATTCTTTCAGAGGATGGCATTCCTttctagatttttttttcccctcctTTTCTTCATCCTTTTCCTGTTTTGGTAATACTGTTTACTGATTGTAGATCCTGCACAGAAACAAAATGTGGAGAAGTAtcttttgttcctttttccCCTTTAGCAGCTTGAACATGCCAAGTCTTTATTGACATTGTAATTTGTACATTCATATGACATTTTTGCTGCTAAAATATCTGTATTTTGTTTCACCaatgtttttcaattttgtctaTTACTTCAATATCAATATGGTAAATCATTCAACTAAACTGCAGAGCTTTAAGCACCTGGTTCTTGCAGATTGTTGCATGAAGACCTGACGGCTGGAGCAAATGTGTAAACATGATTTTAGGGCTGAAATGGCGTACTATgtgttttttgaaatattgtcTTGCAACGTCCTCAAACCTTTGCCGAATTGTCTATGTTATACTTAGCATTGAGAGCATGAATAATGCCAATGGAGGTATTACATGATGACAATGgcagaaaattgaatttatgcGAATCAGAGGTTTACAGGTTACAATTCAGACAACCAACCACCCAGGAAAATGAATACATTGGGATATTGGTGAAAAATTCAGTTCCAATTCTTGAACAGATCCAAAGATCCATCCTACAAGAAGGGAAGGAGAAGAGACCACCTATGTTATTTGCAGTTGACAGTAACTTCTTCAAATCAAGAATCAACGATCAATTCCTTCAATCTTGTCTTCAACTTCTGAGTACAGCTGCCTCAATCTCTCGATGTTTTCTGCAGAAGTTTCCCAGTATCCGCGTCCATTTGCCTCCAAGAACGTCTGAATCAACTTTCTGAATGAGTTTGGATTCGTACTCATGAGTCTGTTGAGCATTTGCTCGTCTTGAATGAAAGTCGTGTTTGCCTCTTCATACACCCAATTGTCGACTTGTCCTGAAGTTGCACTCCAACCAACAGTGTTGGTCAGACGTTTTTCAATCTCACGGACCCCCTCATATCCGGTGGACAGCATGCCCTCATACCATTTAGGATTCAACAACTTGGTTCTTGCATCGAGGCGCACAGTCTCAGAAAGTGTACGGACCTAAATCATCAATACAAGGAAGTTGTCAAAACAAGGTTGCCAACACTCAGGAAAGATTGTTGCAATTGATCttgaaattaaagaatttaccTGTGCATTAGCTGTGGTAGTGTCAGCTATGTATGCGCTAGGCTTCTTGCCATCCTTCCTGAGGTTTTGTACAAGGTTTGTTGGGTCGGAATCAAAGTAGTGACTAACATCGGTGAGGGAGATCTCTGAGGAGTCAAGATTTTGGAAAGTGGCATCAGCTGTACTCAGAGCCATCTCAAAAATCTTCCGTTTTTCAGTCATGCCCGCACCGGGAGCATCAGAGTCGAATGCAAATGATTTTCGGCTCAAGTACATGTCCTGAAGTTGCTTCTCATCATTCCATGAGGAATTCTCGACAGCAAGGTTAATGTTGGAGGAATATGAGCCTGAGGCGTTTGAGAAGATTCGAGATGCAGCTTCACGCACTTCAACTCCTAACGTTTTCGCTTGTTCTAGCGCGTGTTTTCTCACATAGTTTTGGTCTTCAGGCTCGTCCAGCTCAGCAACCATTTTTACAGCCCGATCAAGAAGATTCATCTGTGAACAGAAGTGAACTTTTATCAGCAGATACACATAAGGAAACGATAGCATGCAGATGAAAGGTAAGTAGAAGCCTTTCATTGAAGTTGAAAAGGCATCAAATACCTGATTAATGAAGAGATCTCTGAAAACACCAGAACAATTGACAACTACATCAACTCTTGGTCTCCCAAGCTCTTCAAGACTCACAGGTTCCACTCGGTTCACACGTCCAAATGTATCAGCAACCGGCCTAACTCCAATCATCCACAAGACCTGAGCCAGTGATTCCCCATATGTCTTGATGTTATCTGTTCCCCATAGTACAAGAGCGACAGTCTCGGGATATTTCCCTCCATTGTCGATCTTTTGCCTCTCAAGCAACCTGTCAACTACCACCTTTGCACTCTGCATAGCTGCAGTTGTCGGAATAGCTTGTGGGTCCAACGCATGGATATTCTTTCCAGTGGGCAACACTTTTGGGTTTCTGATTGGATCCCCTCCTGGACCTGGCTCGACATATTTCCCTTCGAGAGCTTGTTTTAGACTTCCCAACTCATTGTCAGCCACAACTAGCTTCAAGCATTCCCCTAAGAACTGGAACAAGACTCTGAGTTTTTCTCTGTCAGCCCTGTAAAATTTGGTGTTTGATAGGTACTGAATCCATGGTTCATTTAGGCCGAAGCCAAGAATTGATGTCAACTTGTCAGCAACATCAACAACCTGGCCTTTCTTGTTAGTTGTTCTCTCCACAAATGCACTAATCGCCCCACGTGACGCCTCAGTAATCTGGCGAAGGAGTTCAACGTCCCTCAATATGCCCTTGTCACTTCCTCGGTAGACATCTTCAATTTCTCTGCCCACCGTCTCGGCCAATATAGATGGAAGCGAAGAAATTCCATCTTCTGGTCGATCCAAAGCAGCAATGTTGACAAGTGTAGCAACTGCTTCCATTGCAGATGGAGGCTCGCCAATGACATGAAGACCACAGGGTAGCAAACGGGATTCGATTTCCATAATTTTGGAATACACCTTTCCAACCACAAGGTCTCGCTCTTTGGCAGAGATTTCCACTCCCTCTTCTGGAAGATCCACGTCCTTGTCCAGATTGCACTGCCTAGCTGTGCTGATGATAGAGTTCACGATTTGAGGGCCACGTCCCGTGTCTTTAAGGGATTGGTATGAGGATATCAGCTCGCTCAGCTGCTTGAGTCCTTTGTAAAGCCCCGCGTTTTCAGCCGGAGGAGTCAAGTAACTAATGGTATTCGCATAGCTTCGACGCTTAGCAACGGTGGCTTCAGATGGGTTGTTGGCTGCATAGTAGTAGACATTGGGAATGTTCCCAATGAGACTGTCGGGGTAACAAACGTCACTCATACCAACCTGCTTCCCAGGCATGAATTCAAGAGAACCATGAGTGCCAAAGTGCAGAACCGCATCAGCCTTGAAGATTTTCTCGACAAATGAGTAGTAAGCAGCAAATCCGTGGTGTGGACTTGCTGATTTAGAGAAGAGTAGCCGCATCGGATCACCCTCATAGCCAAATGTGGGCTGAACACCAATAAAGACGTTTCCGTATTGTTTACCGTAAACAAGGAGGTTTTCTCCATCAGAGTTCAAATTACCCGGGGGCTTTCCCCAGTTTTCTTCAAGAGCAGTGGCATATGGAGTCAGATTCTGGTATTCTCTCACACCCATCTTGTAGGCTATGTTAAGATTTGGGCTGTTAAACTGAGCCTCTTTGTCGTGAATTATATCTTCTATCAAGGCTTCAGCAGTTTCTGGAAGGCCTTCCACACTGTAGCCATCACTCTTGAGATCTTTAAGTACAGAGTAAATGGAAGCGAAAACATTCAAGTAAGCAGCAGTTCCAACATTGCCTTTGTCTGGGGGAAAGCTAAATACGGTGATAGCCAGCTTCTTCTCTGCCTGCATATGATTAAGAAATGAAACTTCTATCCAAAAATGTAATATCTTACTCTAGGTCTACGGTACATAATCGATATAGTGAAAGCTTGAAAAGCCGAGTAAAGTTatacaagaaacataaaagtaaGAAAACTGTATCTTCTTTGCATCAGTTTATCTTCTTTCGTGTTGATTCAATCTCTAAGTGGAAAATACCTCTCAATATCTTCTTCATGACAAACTGTGAAAACTGAAATCTAGAAGCATAACTTGAGACGACCAATGCTCAAGCAAAGAAATCATGGTAGCAAGAAATGAAT
This region of Sesamum indicum cultivar Zhongzhi No. 13 linkage group LG4, S_indicum_v1.0, whole genome shotgun sequence genomic DNA includes:
- the LOC105159757 gene encoding probable glycosyltransferase STELLO2, yielding MLVQDRIVPPSDAPKLHNHQSRSKPFSIPSKNLDFSTWASENLYKILTILLLITTVAALFFLRNYSTAGGDAAALLCIQSTQSHTIHPKFPQINWNSINRIVDKSTPFSSFRSEKWIVVSVSDYPSESLKKMTKIKGWQVLAIGNSKTPKDWNLKGAIYLSLDMQAQLGFRVVDYLPYDSYVRKTVGYLFAIQHGAQKIYDVDDRGDVIDNDIGKHFDVELIGEGARQEVILQYSHENPNRTVVNPYIHFGQRSVWPRGLPLEKVGDIGHEEFYTEVFGGKQFIQQGISNGLPDVDSVFYFTRKAAHEAFDIRFDDRAPKVALPQGTMVPVNSFNTIFHSSAFWGLMLPVSVSTMASDVLRGYWAQRLLWEVGGYVVVYPPTAHRYDRVEAYPFSEEKDLHVNVGRLVNFLVAWRSNKHRLFEKILELSYVMAEEGFWTEKDLQFTAAWLQDLLAVGYQQPRLMSLELDRPRANIGHGDRKEFVPQKLPSVHLGVKEVGTVNYEIGNLIRWRKNFGNVVLIMFCSGSVERTALEWRLLYGRIFKTVIILSGEKNVDLAVEEGQLDYIYKYLPKYFDRYSSADGFLFLQDDTVLNYWNLLQADKSKLWITDKVSKSWTSVSVAGNSDWFVKQADMVKKVVATMPAHFQVNYKESVKDQQSLTICNSEVFYVPRHFVPDFVDLVNLVGGLDIHHKVAIPMFFLAMDSPQNFDSVFNSMRYKQKLQSNSTSFYSAEVPAIHPWNVSSEQDFIRLIRIMAAGDPLLMELV
- the LOC105159758 gene encoding magnesium-chelatase subunit ChlH, chloroplastic; the encoded protein is MASLVSSPFTLPNSKVEHLSSFSQKNYFLHSFLPKKFNNTNTQSSHKFKCAAIGNGLFTQTTPEVRRIVPEKSSNGLPTVKIVYVVLEAQYQSSLTAAVQSLNQSGQYASFEVVGYLVEELRDANTYKTFCKDLEDANIFIGSLIFVEELALKVKDAVEKERERLDAVLVFPSMPEVMRLNKLGSFSMSQLGQSKSPFFQLFKKKNKSSAGFADSMLKLVRTLPKVLKYLPSDKAQDARMYILSLQFWLGGSPDNLVNFLKMISGSYVPALKGTKIEYSDPVLYLDSGIWHPLAPCMYDDVKEYLNWYATRRDTNEQLKNPNSPVIGLVLQRSHIVTGDESHYVAVIMELEARGAKVIPIFAGGLDFSGPVERYFIDPITKKPMVNSVVSLTGFALVGGPARQDHPRAVEALMKLDVPYIVALPLVFQTTEEWLNSTLGLHPIQVALQVALPELDGGMEPIVFAGRDPRTGKSHALHKRVEQLCTRAIKWAELKRKSKAEKKLAITVFSFPPDKGNVGTAAYLNVFASIYSVLKDLKSDGYSVEGLPETAEALIEDIIHDKEAQFNSPNLNIAYKMGVREYQNLTPYATALEENWGKPPGNLNSDGENLLVYGKQYGNVFIGVQPTFGYEGDPMRLLFSKSASPHHGFAAYYSFVEKIFKADAVLHFGTHGSLEFMPGKQVGMSDVCYPDSLIGNIPNVYYYAANNPSEATVAKRRSYANTISYLTPPAENAGLYKGLKQLSELISSYQSLKDTGRGPQIVNSIISTARQCNLDKDVDLPEEGVEISAKERDLVVGKVYSKIMEIESRLLPCGLHVIGEPPSAMEAVATLVNIAALDRPEDGISSLPSILAETVGREIEDVYRGSDKGILRDVELLRQITEASRGAISAFVERTTNKKGQVVDVADKLTSILGFGLNEPWIQYLSNTKFYRADREKLRVLFQFLGECLKLVVADNELGSLKQALEGKYVEPGPGGDPIRNPKVLPTGKNIHALDPQAIPTTAAMQSAKVVVDRLLERQKIDNGGKYPETVALVLWGTDNIKTYGESLAQVLWMIGVRPVADTFGRVNRVEPVSLEELGRPRVDVVVNCSGVFRDLFINQMNLLDRAVKMVAELDEPEDQNYVRKHALEQAKTLGVEVREAASRIFSNASGSYSSNINLAVENSSWNDEKQLQDMYLSRKSFAFDSDAPGAGMTEKRKIFEMALSTADATFQNLDSSEISLTDVSHYFDSDPTNLVQNLRKDGKKPSAYIADTTTANAQVRTLSETVRLDARTKLLNPKWYEGMLSTGYEGVREIEKRLTNTVGWSATSGQVDNWVYEEANTTFIQDEQMLNRLMSTNPNSFRKLIQTFLEANGRGYWETSAENIERLRQLYSEVEDKIEGIDR